In Gemmata obscuriglobus, a single genomic region encodes these proteins:
- a CDS encoding 30S ribosomal protein S1 gives MVNRNLLRQFEAHDEDIEGLDDIFTQEIAAWVGREDQDYEANKIVSGKVLEIRGDDVVIDIGYKSEGIIKLDEWKEDGADTPPPKPGDTVEVLLETAESEDGTIQLSYRKAKRQKEWNAVLAKHKEGDVVAGKVLKKIKGGLLVNIGVNVFLPASQVDIRRPQSIDEYIERTIECVILKIDEQRRNIVVSRRKLIEDRRKIQKDKLLGELEVGQIRTGVVKNIAEFGAFVDLGGIDGLLHITDMGWHRVTNPRDVVQIDQTLEVYILHIDREKEKIALSLKHKTPSPWQNIEAKYPINSRHTGEVVNIMPYGAFVKLEPGIEGLVHISEMSWIKRIADPKEIVQIGDKVEVQVLNINHDKKEISLGMKQCQSNPWGEVAKKYPTGTVITGVVRNLTNYGAFIEIEEGIDGLLHVSDMSYVRKVSNPSEVVQKGQKLTCVVLSVDQERKRVALGLKQMGNDPWETDIPGRYMPGQKVRGKVTKLTNFGVFVQLEEGLEGLLHISELTDAKVESPEEVVKVGDEVDVKVLRVDAKDRKIGLSMKNVDDNTVPDDVQDLPIEGPEAEKAMEERAKATREKEAKKEGASGSIGGKDKDQPREGLRGGMGSAGPLFQLPGDKN, from the coding sequence ATGGTCAACCGCAACCTTCTCCGCCAGTTCGAAGCCCACGACGAAGACATTGAGGGCCTGGACGACATCTTCACCCAGGAGATCGCGGCCTGGGTGGGCCGCGAGGACCAGGACTACGAAGCGAACAAGATCGTTTCCGGTAAGGTCCTCGAGATCCGCGGCGACGACGTCGTCATCGACATCGGCTACAAGTCCGAAGGCATCATCAAGCTGGACGAGTGGAAGGAGGACGGCGCCGACACCCCGCCGCCCAAGCCGGGCGACACGGTCGAGGTGCTGCTCGAAACCGCCGAGAGCGAAGACGGCACCATCCAGCTCTCCTACCGCAAGGCGAAGCGGCAGAAGGAGTGGAACGCGGTCCTCGCCAAGCACAAGGAAGGCGACGTGGTCGCCGGGAAGGTGCTCAAGAAGATCAAGGGCGGGCTGCTCGTCAACATCGGCGTCAACGTGTTCCTGCCGGCCTCGCAGGTGGACATCCGCCGCCCGCAGAGCATCGACGAGTACATCGAGCGCACCATCGAGTGCGTGATCCTGAAGATCGACGAGCAGCGGCGCAACATCGTGGTGAGCCGCCGCAAGCTCATCGAGGACCGCCGCAAGATCCAGAAGGACAAGCTCCTCGGCGAGCTCGAGGTCGGCCAGATCCGCACCGGCGTGGTCAAGAACATCGCCGAGTTCGGCGCGTTCGTGGACCTCGGCGGCATCGACGGGCTGTTGCACATCACCGACATGGGCTGGCACCGCGTGACCAACCCGCGCGACGTGGTGCAGATCGACCAGACGCTGGAGGTGTACATCCTCCACATCGACCGCGAGAAGGAAAAGATCGCGCTGTCGCTGAAGCACAAGACCCCGAGCCCGTGGCAGAACATCGAGGCCAAGTACCCGATCAACAGCCGCCACACCGGGGAAGTGGTCAACATCATGCCCTACGGGGCGTTCGTGAAGCTCGAGCCGGGCATCGAGGGGCTGGTCCACATCTCCGAGATGTCGTGGATCAAGCGCATCGCCGACCCCAAGGAGATCGTCCAAATCGGCGACAAGGTTGAGGTTCAGGTGCTGAACATCAACCACGACAAGAAGGAAATCTCGCTCGGCATGAAGCAGTGCCAGAGCAACCCGTGGGGTGAGGTGGCCAAGAAGTACCCGACCGGCACGGTCATCACTGGCGTGGTGCGGAACCTCACCAACTACGGCGCCTTCATCGAGATCGAGGAGGGCATCGACGGCCTGCTGCACGTCAGCGACATGAGCTACGTGCGCAAGGTGTCGAACCCGTCCGAGGTGGTCCAGAAGGGCCAGAAGCTCACCTGCGTGGTGCTGAGCGTCGACCAGGAGCGCAAGCGGGTCGCGCTGGGCCTCAAGCAGATGGGCAACGACCCGTGGGAGACCGACATCCCGGGCCGCTACATGCCGGGCCAGAAGGTCCGCGGCAAGGTCACGAAGCTGACCAACTTCGGCGTCTTCGTCCAACTGGAAGAGGGCCTGGAGGGGCTGCTCCACATCTCCGAACTGACCGACGCCAAGGTCGAGTCGCCGGAAGAGGTGGTGAAGGTCGGCGACGAGGTCGACGTGAAGGTGCTTCGCGTGGACGCGAAGGACCGCAAGATCGGCCTGAGCATGAAGAACGTGGACGACAACACCGTTCCGGACGACGTGCAGGACCTGCCGATCGAGGGGCCGGAGGCCGAGAAGGCCATGGAAGAGCGGGCGAAAGCCACCCGCGAGAAGGAAGCCAAGAAGGAAGGCGCCAGCGGCAGCATCGGCGGCAAGGACAAGGACCAGCCGCGCGAAGGGCTGCGCGGCGGCATGGGCTCGGCCGGACCGCTGTTCCAGTTGCCCGGTGACAAGAACTGA
- a CDS encoding sigma-70 family RNA polymerase sigma factor, whose translation MSRLRRYRPDVVQSPLETYLREINETALLTADQEKSLARAIAQGDTEARDQMVRANLRLVVNIARGYTGKGLALQDLIEEGNLGLLRAVEGFDPTMNTRFSTYASYWIKQSIKRALVNTAKTIRIPAYMVELLAKWRRATNKLSDELGRPPTHEEVGKLLGLPKKKLAIIKKAIRVYNAAPQADQGDQGWSIEEMLMDNRAKTPDTEMVETDDLKQVLILLEKMDQREATVLRMRFGLNDEEPKTLKEIGECLGLTRERVRQIEGEALAKLGEDLSGE comes from the coding sequence ATGTCGCGACTCCGCCGCTATCGCCCGGACGTAGTCCAGTCCCCGCTGGAAACGTACCTGCGCGAGATCAACGAAACGGCCCTGCTCACCGCCGATCAGGAGAAGTCGCTGGCCCGCGCCATCGCCCAGGGGGACACCGAAGCCCGCGACCAGATGGTGCGCGCCAACCTGCGCCTGGTGGTGAACATCGCCCGCGGCTACACCGGCAAAGGGCTCGCCCTCCAGGACCTCATCGAGGAGGGGAACCTCGGCCTGCTGCGGGCGGTCGAGGGGTTCGACCCGACGATGAACACGCGGTTCAGCACCTACGCCAGCTACTGGATCAAGCAGAGCATCAAGCGGGCGCTGGTGAACACCGCGAAGACGATCCGCATCCCCGCCTACATGGTCGAGCTGCTCGCCAAGTGGCGCCGGGCCACCAACAAGCTCAGCGACGAGCTGGGCCGCCCGCCCACCCACGAGGAGGTGGGCAAGCTGCTCGGGCTGCCCAAGAAGAAGCTCGCGATCATCAAGAAGGCCATCCGGGTGTACAACGCCGCCCCGCAGGCGGACCAGGGCGATCAGGGGTGGAGTATCGAAGAGATGCTCATGGACAACCGCGCCAAGACGCCCGACACCGAGATGGTCGAGACCGACGACCTCAAGCAGGTGCTGATCCTGCTGGAGAAGATGGACCAGCGCGAGGCGACCGTGCTGCGGATGCGGTTCGGGCTCAACGACGAGGAGCCCAAGACCCTCAAGGAGATCGGCGAGTGCCTGGGCCTCACCCGCGAGCGGGTGCGCCAGATCGAGGGCGAGGCGCTGGCCAAGCTCGGCGAGGACCTGAGCGGCGAGTGA
- a CDS encoding pseudouridine-5'-phosphate glycosidase, with protein MHQTQTIPEWLAVSDEVRAAVAAGGPVVALESTLIAHGLPRPVNLETARAAEGACRAAGATPATIAVLGGAPTVGLSGAQLEELATRSGVQKASRRDLGAAVALGRHAATTVSATMALAHAAGVRVFATGGLGGAHREAEPFDISADLTELARTPVLVVCSGAKSILHLPRTIEILETLGVPVVGYRTDAFPAFYVGDHAPPLPVSARVDAPGEAAALFTAHVRMGGAGVVLAQPCPAEVAVPAGEFDRWLAEASREAGAAGVTGAKVTPFLLSRLAALSGGRTLAANRALIVANARLAGEVAAALSVAQ; from the coding sequence TTGCACCAGACGCAAACGATTCCAGAATGGTTAGCCGTTAGCGACGAGGTCCGGGCGGCGGTCGCGGCCGGCGGGCCGGTGGTCGCGCTCGAGTCCACGCTGATCGCTCACGGGCTGCCCCGCCCGGTCAACCTCGAAACGGCCCGCGCGGCCGAGGGCGCGTGCCGCGCCGCGGGGGCGACGCCGGCGACGATCGCGGTTCTCGGCGGGGCGCCCACCGTGGGCCTCTCGGGCGCCCAGCTCGAAGAACTCGCGACCCGCTCGGGCGTGCAAAAGGCGAGCCGGCGCGACCTCGGCGCCGCGGTCGCGCTCGGGCGCCACGCCGCGACCACGGTTTCCGCCACGATGGCGCTCGCGCACGCCGCGGGCGTCCGCGTGTTCGCCACCGGCGGGCTCGGGGGCGCGCACCGGGAGGCGGAGCCGTTCGACATCTCCGCGGACCTCACCGAACTGGCGCGCACGCCGGTGCTGGTGGTGTGCAGCGGGGCGAAGAGCATACTCCACCTGCCGCGCACGATCGAGATCCTTGAGACGCTCGGCGTGCCGGTGGTCGGTTACCGCACGGACGCGTTCCCGGCGTTCTATGTGGGCGACCACGCCCCGCCGCTGCCGGTGTCCGCCCGGGTCGATGCGCCGGGCGAAGCCGCCGCCCTGTTCACGGCGCACGTGCGCATGGGCGGTGCGGGGGTCGTTCTCGCGCAGCCGTGCCCCGCGGAGGTCGCGGTGCCCGCCGGGGAGTTCGACCGGTGGCTCGCCGAGGCGAGCCGCGAGGCGGGGGCCGCGGGCGTGACCGGCGCGAAGGTGACGCCGTTCCTGCTGTCGCGCCTCGCGGCCCTGAGCGGCGGGCGCACCCTGGCCGCGAACCGGGCGCTGATCGTGGCCAACGCCCGGCTGGCGGGCGAAGTGGCCGCGGCGCTGTCAGTCGCGCAGTAA
- a CDS encoding rhomboid family intramembrane serine protease, with translation MPIQVGLVVPPAAAPAPVPAAPTAALVLRQIAAAAGPWFPAQFAAESGVPRDSLDEPLSELRLAGLVLATDWVRGVGQGFALTPAGKITAADAGALERLSQGVPAAAVAAQVAPAEDEGAAEAAAAVAPAAGAEDGVSRPPVVVPALLMANAVWFFICAVWGIRWGLTLSRSLSEGHPEVLHRFGAVNGLDLLAGEWWRLFTCCFVHVGALHLLGNLFALAMMGPLAELLWGRWRLLLIYTISGLAGSALAMALEPNALLAGASGAIWGVQMSLFVWLYAFRDRLPTDVAADWFRRLMVVFLLNGAVSFLPNVSWEGHLGGGLAGLLTAGLLNAARLGDRPRRLGAWLLLTMLPALCVAGVAGAMGAEGLPGWRKLRQQLAAERSVAEGGERLTAAHETYVRQIGPRLVRLMPAGPNSITRVGGTFLNLLPEERELLALRRSPDATPQQRAAARAKVLALKAVAEELAAATPREPVGAPPLDEQFARMGRFATAQAAALEWLLVLDGSGSGPARSLVWAAWAKTRLESHQLWLELTK, from the coding sequence ATGCCGATTCAGGTCGGGCTGGTGGTGCCGCCCGCCGCCGCGCCCGCGCCGGTTCCCGCGGCGCCGACCGCGGCCCTCGTTCTCCGCCAGATCGCGGCCGCCGCCGGGCCGTGGTTCCCGGCCCAGTTCGCGGCCGAAAGCGGCGTCCCGCGCGACAGCCTCGATGAGCCCCTGTCCGAGCTGCGGCTCGCGGGGCTGGTTCTGGCAACGGATTGGGTCCGCGGGGTGGGCCAGGGGTTCGCGCTGACGCCCGCCGGGAAGATCACCGCCGCGGACGCCGGGGCGCTGGAGCGCCTGAGCCAGGGGGTGCCGGCCGCGGCCGTCGCGGCGCAGGTCGCCCCGGCGGAGGACGAGGGGGCCGCGGAGGCGGCCGCGGCCGTCGCCCCGGCCGCCGGGGCCGAGGACGGCGTCTCGCGCCCGCCGGTCGTGGTGCCCGCCCTGCTGATGGCGAACGCGGTGTGGTTCTTCATCTGCGCGGTGTGGGGCATCCGCTGGGGGCTGACGCTCTCGCGCAGCTTGAGCGAGGGGCACCCGGAGGTGCTGCACCGGTTCGGCGCGGTCAACGGGCTGGACCTGCTCGCGGGCGAGTGGTGGCGGCTGTTCACGTGCTGCTTCGTCCACGTCGGCGCCCTGCACCTGTTGGGGAACCTGTTCGCGCTCGCGATGATGGGGCCGCTGGCGGAGCTGCTCTGGGGCCGCTGGCGGCTGCTGCTCATCTACACGATCTCGGGCCTCGCCGGCAGCGCGCTGGCGATGGCGCTCGAGCCCAACGCGCTGCTCGCGGGCGCGTCCGGGGCCATCTGGGGCGTGCAGATGTCGCTGTTCGTGTGGCTGTACGCGTTCCGCGACCGGCTCCCCACGGACGTCGCGGCCGACTGGTTCCGGCGGCTGATGGTGGTGTTCCTGCTGAACGGGGCGGTGAGCTTCCTGCCGAACGTGAGCTGGGAGGGGCACCTCGGCGGCGGGCTGGCCGGGCTGCTGACCGCCGGGCTGCTGAACGCGGCGCGGCTCGGGGACCGCCCGCGCCGGCTGGGGGCGTGGCTGCTGCTGACGATGCTGCCGGCGCTGTGCGTGGCCGGCGTGGCCGGCGCGATGGGGGCGGAGGGGCTCCCGGGCTGGCGGAAGCTCCGGCAGCAGCTCGCGGCCGAGCGCAGTGTGGCGGAGGGCGGGGAGCGGCTGACCGCCGCGCACGAGACCTACGTCCGCCAGATCGGGCCGCGGCTGGTGCGCCTGATGCCGGCCGGCCCGAACAGCATCACGAGGGTCGGCGGCACGTTCCTGAACCTGCTGCCCGAGGAGCGCGAGCTGCTGGCCCTGCGCCGCTCCCCGGACGCGACGCCGCAGCAGCGAGCGGCGGCCCGCGCGAAGGTGTTGGCGCTCAAGGCCGTCGCCGAGGAGCTGGCCGCGGCGACGCCGCGCGAGCCGGTCGGCGCGCCGCCGCTGGACGAGCAGTTCGCGCGAATGGGCCGGTTCGCCACCGCGCAGGCGGCGGCGCTCGAGTGGCTGCTCGTGCTCGACGGAAGCGGGAGCGGCCCGGCCCGGTCACTCGTGTGGGCCGCCTGGGCGAAGACGCGGCTGGAATCGCACCAACTGTGGCTCGAACTGACCAAGTGA
- a CDS encoding pyridoxal-phosphate dependent enzyme, which yields MPTYACDLAAVRAAAERLKGAAHRTPVMTSATLDRLAGRRLFFKCENLQKVGAFKYRGAANAVRKLSDTDAAKGVVTHSSGNHAQALALAARERGVPAYIVMPKTAPAVKRAAVEGYGGQVTLCEPNLADRERAANELVARTGAALIPPFDHPDVIAGQGTVALELLEGVPDLDALVVCLGGGGLVSGCAIAATGVKPGTRVFGAEPLGADDAARSKAAGEWLPQTGPNTIADGLLTSTGQLTWPVIRDLVERVFTVSDDEIRAAMRLVWERMKLIVEPSGAVGAAVALSEAFKSLPGLAKVGVVFSGGNVNLDKLWW from the coding sequence ATGCCGACTTACGCCTGCGATCTGGCCGCCGTTCGCGCCGCCGCCGAGCGCCTCAAGGGGGCCGCCCACCGCACCCCGGTGATGACGAGTGCGACCCTCGACCGCCTCGCGGGCCGGCGGCTGTTCTTCAAGTGCGAGAACCTCCAGAAGGTCGGGGCGTTCAAGTACCGCGGCGCGGCCAACGCGGTGCGCAAGCTGTCCGACACAGACGCCGCGAAGGGCGTGGTCACGCACTCCAGCGGCAACCACGCGCAGGCGCTCGCCCTGGCGGCCCGCGAGCGCGGCGTGCCGGCGTACATCGTCATGCCGAAGACCGCCCCGGCGGTGAAGCGGGCGGCGGTGGAGGGCTACGGCGGGCAGGTGACGCTCTGCGAGCCGAACCTCGCCGACCGCGAGCGCGCGGCGAACGAACTGGTCGCGCGGACCGGGGCCGCCCTGATCCCGCCGTTCGACCACCCCGACGTGATCGCCGGTCAGGGCACGGTCGCACTCGAACTGCTCGAAGGCGTACCCGACCTGGACGCGCTGGTCGTGTGCCTGGGCGGCGGCGGGCTGGTCTCGGGGTGCGCGATCGCCGCGACCGGTGTGAAGCCCGGGACCCGCGTGTTCGGGGCCGAGCCGCTTGGCGCCGACGACGCCGCGCGCTCGAAGGCGGCCGGAGAGTGGCTCCCGCAAACCGGCCCGAACACCATCGCCGACGGGCTGCTCACGAGCACCGGTCAGTTGACGTGGCCGGTGATCCGCGACCTCGTGGAGCGCGTCTTCACCGTGTCGGACGACGAGATCCGCGCCGCGATGCGGCTGGTGTGGGAGCGCATGAAGCTGATCGTGGAACCGAGCGGGGCGGTCGGCGCCGCGGTGGCGCTGAGCGAAGCGTTCAAGTCACTTCCGGGGCTGGCGAAGGTCGGCGTGGTGTTCAGCGGCGGGAACGTGAACCTCGACAAGCTGTGGTGGTGA
- a CDS encoding ribbon-helix-helix domain-containing protein, with product MTVTLTPELERIVNAQLATGQFATQEEVIAAGLRMLQRSEAGKEADLRALLDEADEDVVAGRVGPFDPVATAARVKAALAARAESRS from the coding sequence ATGACCGTGACGTTGACTCCGGAGCTGGAGCGGATCGTGAACGCACAACTGGCGACCGGCCAGTTCGCAACCCAGGAAGAGGTGATTGCCGCCGGCCTGCGCATGCTCCAGCGGTCCGAGGCTGGCAAAGAGGCCGACCTGCGTGCGCTGCTGGACGAGGCGGATGAGGACGTGGTCGCCGGCCGCGTCGGGCCGTTCGATCCGGTCGCGACGGCCGCGCGAGTCAAGGCCGCGCTGGCCGCCCGCGCGGAGAGCCGCTCGTGA